A single genomic interval of Bacteroidetes bacterium SB0662_bin_6 harbors:
- a CDS encoding N-acetyltransferase, translating to MLTAASILRGRSPGSSSKCKRRTKVRSMITDFLIRLEAASDREEVEELLLAAFPTSLELRLVRQLRKDTDVVFSLVAVEAAGVIGHALFSRLCAPAAALGLGPIAVTEKRRCRGVAAAMIEAGLERAKAEGWAAVVVVGDPSYYPRFGFSQEAVRGMSCQYAGPALMGLALADGGLDGPRIEYASAFSSIPD from the coding sequence ATGTTGACAGCGGCATCAATCCTGCGAGGAAGATCGCCGGGTTCCTCGTCCAAATGCAAGAGGCGGACAAAAGTGCGGAGCATGATAACCGACTTCCTCATACGGCTTGAGGCGGCCAGCGACCGGGAGGAAGTCGAGGAGTTGCTGCTCGCGGCTTTCCCCACCTCTTTGGAACTCCGCCTCGTTCGGCAATTGCGCAAAGACACCGATGTCGTGTTCTCGCTCGTCGCGGTGGAGGCGGCAGGCGTAATCGGCCATGCCCTGTTCTCGAGACTGTGTGCCCCGGCAGCGGCGCTCGGCCTGGGGCCAATCGCAGTCACGGAAAAGCGACGCTGTCGGGGGGTTGCGGCCGCGATGATAGAGGCCGGGCTTGAACGGGCAAAGGCGGAGGGCTGGGCGGCAGTTGTTGTGGTAGGCGATCCGTCCTATTATCCGCGCTTCGGCTTCAGCCAGGAGGCTGTGCGGGGCATGTCATGCCAATACGCCGGGCCGGCTCTGATGGGGTTGGCTCTCGCCGATGGCGGCCTTGACGGACCGCGCATTGAATATGCGTCCGCCTTCTCATCGATCCCGGATTAG